One region of Paenibacillus polymyxa M1 genomic DNA includes:
- a CDS encoding hemolysin family protein: MFNLFIVFALVLLNGFFVSAEFAMVKVRGSRIETLVEAGNKKAVYAANMIHNLDAYLSACQLGITLASLGLGWIGEPAIAHLIEPIFTAAGLGAVYVHGTAVVIAFIVITILHIVLGELAPKTIAIRKSETITLYSAMLMTWFYKLMYPFIWALNGMANSLLRLFRLEPVSEYDDSAHTGDEIRILMKESNKSGLIDNTELALVDNIFDFADTTAREIMIPRTEMICLYSNESTEENLAIATESMRTRYPICAEDKDHIIGFIHIKDLLRANTLDTRTMIRPILAVPESTQISDLLKRMQRSKTQIAILIDEYGGTSGMVTLEDIMEEIVGEIQDEFDQERPSCEQINDEEFSIDGMLLIDEVNDRFGLDLDHEDYDTVGGWLYSHVEVIPPQPGQSVVFEGCMFIVEEVENKRISRIRLIKQPIVVEEAGVS; the protein is encoded by the coding sequence ATGTTTAACTTATTTATTGTTTTTGCATTAGTATTATTGAATGGATTTTTTGTATCTGCGGAATTTGCCATGGTGAAGGTTAGGGGCAGCCGTATAGAAACCTTGGTGGAGGCGGGCAATAAAAAGGCCGTATACGCCGCCAATATGATACACAATTTGGACGCTTATTTGTCTGCTTGCCAATTGGGTATTACCCTAGCATCGTTGGGACTGGGATGGATCGGAGAGCCGGCCATCGCACATTTGATTGAACCTATATTTACTGCCGCTGGCTTGGGGGCGGTATACGTGCACGGTACTGCCGTGGTCATTGCATTTATTGTCATTACGATTCTGCATATTGTATTGGGTGAATTGGCACCCAAAACGATAGCTATTCGTAAATCTGAGACTATTACGCTGTATTCGGCCATGCTGATGACTTGGTTTTACAAGTTGATGTATCCATTTATATGGGCGTTGAATGGAATGGCGAACAGCCTGCTGCGTTTATTTCGTCTGGAGCCGGTATCCGAATACGATGATTCCGCGCATACGGGGGATGAAATACGCATTCTGATGAAAGAAAGCAATAAGAGCGGACTAATTGATAATACGGAATTGGCGCTTGTTGATAATATATTTGATTTTGCCGACACAACCGCCAGGGAAATCATGATTCCACGCACGGAGATGATCTGTTTATACAGTAATGAGTCTACAGAAGAAAATCTCGCGATTGCGACGGAAAGCATGAGAACCCGTTATCCAATCTGCGCCGAAGATAAGGACCATATTATCGGCTTTATCCATATTAAAGATCTTCTACGTGCGAACACGCTGGATACCCGTACGATGATTCGGCCGATTCTTGCTGTTCCTGAATCAACGCAAATTAGTGATCTGCTCAAACGCATGCAGCGTAGCAAGACGCAAATTGCAATTTTGATTGATGAATACGGTGGCACATCGGGTATGGTAACGCTGGAAGATATTATGGAAGAAATCGTCGGTGAAATTCAGGATGAGTTCGACCAAGAACGTCCGAGTTGTGAGCAGATTAATGACGAGGAATTTTCCATTGACGGTATGTTATTAATTGATGAAGTGAACGATCGTTTTGGACTGGATCTTGATCATGAGGATTATGATACAGTAGGAGGCTGGCTGTACTCACATGTAGAGGTTATTCCTCCACAGCCAGGCCAGTCTGTAGTGTTTGAAGGATGTATGTTCATTGTGGAAGAAGTTGAAAACAAGCGGATTTCACGTATTCGGCTAATTAAACAGCCTATCGTCGTGGAGGAAGCAGGAGTCTCATAA
- a CDS encoding L-lactate dehydrogenase, protein MSLKPYKRSRVAIVGMGAVGTTTGYTLLLRQRMQELVFIDVNVKKAKGEMLDMNHGLPFLGGVKVWAGDYEDCRNADIIIVAAGASQKPGETRIDLLKRNAEIFESIIDNIVKVNTHGILLIATNPVDILSYISWKRSGWPSSRVIGSGTLLDSARFRYLIGKQKGIDPRSIHAHIIGEHGDSELPVWSTANVAGTPLELDEGTKNEIFENTKNAAYEIIDAKGATSYAIGLALDRIVAAILGDEGSVLNVSTLLEDYNGVSDVYLGVPSIVDHNGVREILDLPLNDEERARFVQSADKLKDQISKVHM, encoded by the coding sequence ATGAGCTTAAAACCTTACAAACGAAGTAGAGTGGCTATTGTCGGCATGGGAGCGGTTGGCACAACAACCGGCTACACCCTGCTGCTGCGCCAACGCATGCAAGAACTTGTCTTTATTGATGTCAACGTCAAAAAGGCGAAGGGGGAAATGCTCGATATGAATCATGGGCTTCCTTTTCTCGGCGGTGTCAAAGTATGGGCGGGTGATTATGAAGACTGCCGTAATGCAGATATCATCATTGTTGCAGCGGGAGCTTCACAAAAGCCGGGAGAAACACGTATTGATCTTCTCAAGCGTAATGCCGAAATTTTTGAAAGTATTATTGATAATATCGTCAAGGTCAATACCCATGGCATTTTGCTGATCGCAACCAATCCAGTGGACATTCTCTCCTACATCTCTTGGAAACGCAGTGGTTGGCCTTCAAGCAGAGTCATTGGATCAGGAACGTTGCTGGACAGCGCACGCTTCCGCTATCTGATCGGGAAGCAAAAGGGCATCGATCCACGAAGCATCCACGCCCATATTATTGGAGAACATGGTGACTCTGAGTTACCTGTATGGAGCACAGCCAACGTGGCTGGAACTCCACTGGAGTTGGACGAAGGAACGAAAAATGAAATTTTTGAGAATACGAAGAATGCTGCCTATGAAATTATAGATGCCAAAGGCGCTACATCCTACGCCATCGGGCTGGCTCTTGACCGTATCGTAGCCGCTATTCTCGGAGACGAGGGGTCGGTACTTAATGTGTCCACCCTGCTGGAAGATTATAACGGTGTATCTGACGTTTATTTAGGTGTTCCAAGTATCGTGGATCACAATGGAGTACGTGAAATTTTGGATCTTCCGCTCAATGACGAGGAACGTGCAAGGTTCGTTCAATCTGCGGACAAGCTGAAAGATCAAATTAGTAAAGTGCATATGTAA
- a CDS encoding WD40/YVTN/BNR-like repeat-containing protein codes for MKLRWRALLGGVMLLTGILLTACSAETPKTVTKPSIEEPDDQGQTITINPPVTPKAGDPNAKYVVQTRIADFHLIDNNKGLVWGVTHNELRLYDTHDGGKTWNNISPSENVQFQDKLEYGKDISFTDSRHGWVVRQNLDQTATVILRTSDGGQSWDVSALPSGDHVSSIQYVNPTTGWIMAYIKLNEQDQQKMLYHTTDGGATWNKVAQSSGTTSNKSGSGLPDQGSVAGMSFSSNNQGFVAINVDSRVKLYKTSNLGKTWTPVANSMQGCPQAKAEAQQSLEGNSSSYWIPVLCYGDNGTKYNGLFTNNTGTQWNDVPLGLSSNNTSITPGRTFLSDKEGWVITVNGMSRTMDGGKTWTSLRGNKVLPSKLKDYPRSVKLRFASSSVGWLLLERLDDKKSLLLKTTDGGANWRIL; via the coding sequence ATGAAACTGCGCTGGCGTGCGCTCTTGGGAGGAGTAATGCTGTTAACGGGTATTTTGCTAACTGCCTGTTCTGCTGAAACCCCAAAAACTGTAACTAAACCTTCGATTGAGGAACCAGATGACCAGGGACAGACGATAACTATTAATCCGCCGGTGACCCCGAAGGCGGGTGATCCAAACGCCAAATATGTTGTACAAACACGAATCGCGGATTTTCATTTAATCGATAACAATAAAGGGTTGGTTTGGGGAGTTACCCATAATGAGCTGCGCCTTTATGATACCCATGATGGTGGGAAAACATGGAATAATATTTCTCCCTCCGAAAATGTTCAATTTCAAGACAAGCTTGAATATGGCAAGGATATCAGTTTCACAGATTCCCGTCACGGTTGGGTTGTCCGTCAAAATCTGGACCAAACAGCAACGGTCATTCTAAGAACGTCAGATGGAGGACAGAGCTGGGATGTATCAGCGCTACCAAGCGGAGACCATGTAAGCTCGATTCAATATGTAAATCCAACTACAGGCTGGATCATGGCTTATATAAAACTGAATGAGCAGGATCAACAAAAAATGTTGTATCACACCACCGACGGAGGAGCCACGTGGAATAAAGTCGCCCAAAGTTCTGGTACGACATCCAACAAGTCAGGCTCAGGTTTACCCGATCAGGGCAGTGTGGCGGGAATGAGCTTTTCTTCCAACAATCAGGGTTTTGTGGCGATTAATGTGGACAGCAGGGTGAAGTTGTATAAAACTTCGAATCTAGGGAAAACGTGGACTCCGGTCGCTAACAGCATGCAGGGTTGCCCTCAGGCTAAGGCAGAAGCTCAGCAGTCTCTTGAAGGTAACAGTTCTTCATATTGGATTCCGGTTCTCTGCTACGGGGATAACGGTACAAAATATAACGGGCTATTTACGAATAATACAGGAACACAATGGAATGATGTGCCATTGGGTCTGAGTAGCAATAATACTTCTATAACTCCTGGGCGTACCTTTCTAAGCGATAAAGAAGGGTGGGTTATAACCGTAAACGGAATGAGCCGTACAATGGATGGAGGAAAGACGTGGACAAGTCTCAGAGGCAACAAGGTGCTGCCTTCGAAGCTAAAAGACTATCCACGATCAGTCAAGCTACGTTTTGCTTCTTCATCGGTAGGTTGGCTGCTTTTGGAACGACTAGACGACAAGAAATCACTGCTGTTAAAAACAACGGACGGTGGTGCAAACTGGAGGATTTTATAA
- a CDS encoding cell wall hydrolase, translated as MAVIKTNSGDVRTLARLMRAEAEGEGEMGMLMVGNVGVNRILSNCLDFQGIRLMNDMVFQSPGGFEATQKGYFYQKARDRDIRLAQRVINGEKIRPASNALWFFRPAGECPGTWYNQTNTGRFKAHCFFSPTAQDCPNVY; from the coding sequence ATGGCTGTAATCAAGACCAACTCAGGGGATGTGAGGACCCTCGCCCGGCTGATGCGGGCTGAGGCCGAAGGTGAAGGTGAGATGGGAATGCTCATGGTTGGTAATGTCGGTGTGAACCGAATTTTATCCAATTGCCTGGATTTCCAAGGGATACGCCTCATGAATGACATGGTGTTTCAAAGCCCCGGTGGTTTTGAAGCTACTCAGAAGGGGTATTTTTATCAGAAAGCCCGTGATCGGGACATTCGACTTGCCCAGCGTGTAATTAATGGAGAAAAAATACGTCCGGCATCCAATGCATTATGGTTTTTCAGACCGGCTGGTGAATGCCCGGGTACCTGGTATAACCAGACCAATACCGGACGCTTTAAAGCCCACTGCTTTTTTAGCCCGACTGCACAGGACTGTCCTAATGTATATTAG
- the bioB gene encoding biotin synthase BioB, with amino-acid sequence MNLFNKDVDWGRLAEKAIHFSNLTLEEGTGVLEADDAEILPIMQAAFQVRHHFYGKKVKLNMIMNAKSGLCPEDCSYCSQSIVSTAPVSKYSMLDKESLLAGAREAVARKAGTYCIVASGKGPTDRELDQVIDAVQEITRTMPLKICACLGILKGDQARRLADAGVHRYNHNLNTSKANYPSITTTHTYDQRVETVKMAQSHGMSPCSGVIIGMGETNEEIVQMAYALRELDADSIPINFLNPVPGTPLGEAQRISPIQALKVLALFRFICPSKEIRVAGGRELNLRSLQPLSLYAANSIFVGDYLTTEGQEVTADHQMIEDLGFEIEMCALSAV; translated from the coding sequence ATGAATTTATTCAATAAGGATGTAGATTGGGGCCGATTAGCTGAAAAAGCGATCCATTTCAGCAATCTGACGCTGGAAGAAGGTACGGGGGTACTGGAAGCGGACGATGCAGAAATATTACCGATTATGCAAGCTGCATTTCAGGTGCGGCATCATTTTTACGGAAAAAAAGTAAAGCTCAATATGATCATGAACGCCAAAAGTGGTCTGTGCCCGGAGGATTGTAGTTATTGCTCACAATCCATCGTTTCCACGGCACCTGTCAGCAAGTATAGTATGCTGGACAAGGAATCACTGTTGGCTGGGGCAAGGGAAGCCGTAGCACGAAAAGCAGGGACATATTGCATTGTAGCTTCCGGCAAAGGTCCGACAGATCGGGAGCTGGATCAGGTAATTGATGCTGTACAGGAAATTACTCGTACCATGCCGCTCAAGATTTGCGCTTGCTTGGGGATTCTCAAGGGAGATCAAGCACGGCGATTGGCAGATGCGGGGGTACACCGTTACAATCATAATTTAAATACAAGCAAGGCCAACTATCCCTCGATTACAACCACACATACATATGATCAACGCGTCGAAACTGTGAAAATGGCTCAATCACACGGAATGTCTCCATGCTCTGGCGTTATTATCGGTATGGGGGAGACGAATGAGGAAATCGTTCAAATGGCTTATGCCTTACGAGAGTTGGATGCCGACTCTATTCCGATTAATTTCCTGAACCCAGTCCCCGGAACCCCTTTAGGAGAAGCACAGCGGATCTCGCCGATCCAAGCTTTGAAGGTATTGGCACTGTTCCGGTTCATCTGTCCATCCAAGGAAATACGCGTTGCAGGCGGAAGGGAGTTAAATCTGCGTTCATTACAACCGCTATCCCTTTATGCAGCAAATTCGATTTTTGTAGGAGATTATTTAACGACAGAAGGCCAAGAAGTTACCGCTGATCATCAAATGATAGAAGATCTTGGCTTTGAAATTGAGATGTGTGCTCTTTCAGCCGTATAA
- a CDS encoding glycerol dehydrogenase: protein MSEKVFISPGKYVQGKNVIDKTGEYVKPLGHTALVIADKLVWEIAADRVVKSLEQAEITVVKVEFQGEASKNEVNRIADEGRSGQVDIVIGVGGGKTLDTAKAVNELLDSSVVIVPTTASTDAPTSALSVLYTDEGAFDTYSFFSKNPSLILVDTKVISQAPPLFLSSGIADAMATWIETRAVIEARATTMAGGLPTLAAEAIASKCEEVLFDYGLQAYESVKRKVVTPALEAVVEANTLLSGLGFESGGLAGAHAIHNGFTVLEGDIHHLTHGQKVAFGTLVQLALEKRPLTEVERYIDFYLKLDLPVTLKDIKLQEASREDLYRVAQAATKEGETAHNLPFAVTADDVLDAILAADQYSVAYKAKIGH from the coding sequence ATGAGCGAAAAAGTATTTATTAGTCCAGGTAAATATGTGCAAGGGAAAAATGTGATTGATAAAACAGGTGAATATGTTAAGCCTTTAGGTCATACGGCCTTGGTTATTGCGGACAAGCTGGTTTGGGAGATTGCAGCCGATCGGGTGGTCAAAAGTCTAGAACAGGCCGAGATTACGGTGGTAAAGGTTGAGTTTCAAGGAGAAGCATCCAAAAATGAAGTAAACCGTATTGCTGATGAGGGACGAAGCGGCCAGGTCGATATTGTCATTGGTGTAGGTGGCGGTAAAACGTTGGATACCGCCAAAGCCGTTAATGAGCTACTCGATTCCTCAGTTGTGATTGTTCCAACGACCGCCTCTACAGACGCACCCACCAGTGCACTATCTGTTTTGTACACCGATGAGGGTGCATTTGATACGTATTCCTTTTTCAGTAAAAATCCAAGCTTAATCCTGGTTGACACGAAAGTCATATCTCAAGCACCGCCTTTGTTCCTCTCCTCAGGCATTGCGGATGCTATGGCAACGTGGATTGAAACCCGCGCAGTCATTGAAGCTCGTGCTACCACTATGGCTGGTGGTTTGCCAACGTTGGCGGCAGAAGCCATTGCGTCCAAGTGCGAGGAAGTTCTTTTCGATTACGGACTGCAAGCTTATGAATCTGTGAAACGCAAAGTTGTTACACCGGCGCTTGAAGCGGTGGTGGAAGCCAATACGTTGCTAAGTGGTTTGGGTTTTGAAAGCGGTGGCTTGGCAGGCGCACATGCCATTCACAACGGTTTTACCGTACTCGAAGGAGACATTCATCACCTGACGCATGGTCAAAAAGTAGCCTTTGGCACCTTAGTACAGCTTGCCTTGGAAAAAAGACCTTTAACTGAGGTGGAGCGGTATATTGATTTTTACCTAAAACTGGATTTGCCGGTTACGCTGAAAGACATTAAGCTGCAAGAAGCCTCACGAGAGGATTTGTACCGGGTAGCTCAGGCTGCTACCAAAGAAGGCGAAACAGCTCACAATTTACCATTTGCTGTTACAGCGGATGATGTGCTTGATGCAATCTTAGCAGCTGACCAGTATTCAGTTGCCTACAAGGCTAAAATTGGACATTGA
- the gerQ gene encoding spore coat protein GerQ produces the protein MISQQAYRPVSYASGNGYPEWPRGMAPTGTMQPMQPMQPMQPMTGFPPQVSSGSPMTPTGTVVQVQTPQYEQSYIENILRLNLGKTGTFYMTYENNREWNAKIFKGILEAAGRDHIIISDPATGKRTILLMLNLDYATFDEPLLYQYPGVIGNPGGSPVR, from the coding sequence ATGATTTCACAGCAAGCTTACCGTCCCGTATCTTATGCTTCCGGTAATGGATATCCCGAATGGCCAAGAGGGATGGCTCCAACCGGAACCATGCAACCTATGCAACCTATGCAACCTATGCAACCTATGACTGGCTTTCCACCTCAAGTAAGTAGTGGCAGCCCTATGACACCAACGGGTACAGTGGTGCAGGTTCAGACTCCGCAATACGAGCAATCATACATCGAGAATATTTTACGCTTGAACTTGGGCAAAACGGGAACCTTTTATATGACCTATGAAAATAACCGGGAATGGAATGCTAAAATATTCAAAGGCATTCTAGAAGCAGCAGGTCGGGACCACATTATTATTAGTGATCCGGCGACAGGCAAACGGACCATTCTGCTGATGTTAAACCTGGATTATGCAACTTTTGATGAGCCATTGTTGTACCAATATCCCGGCGTCATCGGGAACCCGGGCGGATCTCCGGTTCGCTGA
- a CDS encoding SDR family NAD(P)-dependent oxidoreductase, translating into MSFEGQVVIVTGAAHGIGKEVAFAYAAQGARVVFADCNEEEGAAAAAAVRNEGHQAIFIPCDVRKEEDIVALIRATEEEYGTIHTLINNAGVSRWKSPYELTVAEWDDILNTNVRSCFIATREAAKVMKRNAEGGSVVNMTSTRAFMSEPDTEAYAASKGAIAALTHAMAISLGKDRIQVNCISPGWIETGDYEQLRAEDHQQHPAGRVGTPKDIARACLYLTQPGNDFVTGTNLVVDGGMTRKMVYEP; encoded by the coding sequence GTGTCATTTGAAGGACAAGTTGTTATTGTAACAGGAGCAGCGCATGGTATCGGGAAAGAGGTCGCTTTTGCCTACGCTGCTCAGGGTGCCAGAGTCGTGTTTGCTGACTGCAATGAGGAAGAGGGCGCCGCAGCTGCTGCAGCAGTCCGGAACGAGGGTCATCAGGCTATTTTTATCCCTTGTGATGTGCGTAAGGAAGAAGATATTGTAGCGCTGATCCGTGCCACGGAAGAAGAATACGGTACAATTCATACATTGATTAACAATGCAGGCGTGTCCAGATGGAAATCTCCATATGAGTTAACCGTAGCAGAATGGGATGACATTTTGAACACAAACGTACGCAGCTGTTTTATTGCAACAAGAGAAGCAGCTAAGGTAATGAAGCGGAACGCAGAAGGGGGATCAGTGGTTAATATGACCTCTACACGAGCTTTCATGTCAGAGCCGGATACAGAAGCCTACGCGGCATCCAAAGGAGCCATAGCCGCCCTTACACACGCGATGGCCATATCGCTAGGAAAGGATAGGATTCAGGTCAATTGTATTAGTCCAGGATGGATTGAAACCGGGGATTACGAGCAATTGCGTGCTGAAGACCATCAACAGCACCCGGCTGGACGAGTAGGGACCCCTAAAGATATCGCACGAGCCTGTCTGTATTTGACACAACCGGGCAATGATTTTGTAACAGGCACGAATTTGGTGGTCGATGGTGGTATGACGCGTAAGATGGTTTACGAGCCATGA
- a CDS encoding DUF2500 domain-containing protein produces MGFESLWMFDWLGTVLPVFFVVVLGIVVLSAGREVMEWSRNKRQPVLTVGSRITARRTHLQQRRQEEQGTRTYTFYYVTFEVESGDRMEFKVSGEEYGQCAEGDEGRLTFQGTRYIGFQRLNRYSLEQVKM; encoded by the coding sequence ATGGGATTTGAGTCATTATGGATGTTCGATTGGCTGGGTACGGTATTGCCCGTATTTTTCGTAGTTGTGTTGGGTATTGTCGTGTTGTCTGCGGGCAGGGAAGTCATGGAATGGAGCCGGAACAAGCGGCAGCCTGTGTTGACGGTGGGTTCCCGCATTACGGCCAGAAGGACACATCTCCAACAGAGGCGCCAGGAGGAACAAGGCACTCGTACCTATACCTTCTATTATGTAACCTTTGAGGTGGAGAGTGGCGACCGGATGGAGTTCAAAGTATCTGGGGAAGAATATGGTCAATGTGCTGAAGGGGATGAGGGACGGCTTACTTTTCAAGGTACAAGGTATATTGGATTTCAGCGTCTTAATCGCTATAGTTTGGAGCAGGTTAAAATGTAA
- a CDS encoding DUF3900 domain-containing protein translates to MNFQVDFLSFFVIQVDGKEGQGGKSYKHYATMDDYDYDESDVKKFLDGEFARISKRKVEKNPSTEQAPTKIGRFIVEPEHELSSNPNFNMFARLRAAEDKEDFKNACDDLVRMYLDTSAVRGGALIIVQATLNTHSDDPFIFVLKCDFEPKIARITESSLVSEVEMAISARNMKSIMYPYMLEEGMNDEWELKIHQSSHARYFEDFLKFVTYEQSMPEIVNEHVMGFVQNYVETKWPDASNEERQQEERDLELWAASEKRDLQGKWEPLQVVEAAQHIVELKPEIEVRFKLDDTAVRGLLSDFGAKLHITKLHDRYALIIEGDAFTFEKGFSPIELLQPESFETVAERLKEKRQHENEGVDGDTPPW, encoded by the coding sequence ATGAACTTTCAAGTGGACTTTTTATCTTTTTTTGTGATTCAGGTAGACGGGAAAGAAGGACAAGGCGGTAAGTCCTACAAGCATTATGCTACAATGGACGACTATGATTACGACGAGAGTGATGTCAAAAAATTTCTGGACGGGGAATTTGCTCGTATTAGCAAGCGAAAGGTTGAAAAAAATCCCAGCACAGAGCAGGCACCGACCAAAATCGGCCGCTTTATCGTCGAACCGGAACATGAACTGAGCAGTAATCCGAATTTCAATATGTTCGCCCGACTACGTGCAGCAGAGGATAAGGAAGATTTTAAAAATGCATGTGATGATCTGGTGCGGATGTATTTGGATACAAGCGCGGTACGAGGTGGAGCACTGATCATTGTACAGGCTACATTAAATACCCACTCTGACGACCCGTTTATTTTTGTACTCAAATGTGATTTTGAACCTAAAATTGCACGGATTACTGAGAGTAGTCTGGTAAGTGAGGTCGAAATGGCGATTTCAGCCCGTAATATGAAATCCATCATGTATCCTTACATGCTGGAGGAGGGTATGAACGATGAATGGGAGCTTAAAATACATCAGTCTTCGCATGCACGGTATTTTGAAGACTTTTTGAAATTCGTCACTTATGAGCAATCCATGCCGGAAATCGTTAATGAGCATGTCATGGGCTTTGTTCAGAACTATGTAGAAACCAAATGGCCGGATGCATCAAATGAGGAAAGACAGCAGGAAGAGCGCGATCTGGAACTATGGGCAGCCAGCGAAAAACGGGATTTGCAAGGGAAGTGGGAACCCCTTCAGGTCGTAGAGGCTGCGCAGCATATTGTCGAGCTAAAACCGGAAATTGAAGTTCGCTTCAAACTGGATGATACGGCTGTACGTGGGTTGCTATCCGACTTTGGTGCCAAGCTGCATATCACAAAACTTCATGATAGATATGCACTTATTATTGAAGGTGATGCATTTACGTTTGAAAAGGGATTTTCACCGATTGAACTGCTGCAACCAGAATCCTTTGAAACAGTGGCTGAGCGGCTGAAAGAGAAAAGGCAGCATGAAAATGAGGGTGTGGATGGCGATACACCACCTTGGTAA
- a CDS encoding amino acid permease — MDLFRKKTGLLSHEESGSTGHLKRTMGPFDLTMLGVGCIIGTGIFVITGKAAAENAGPGLMLSFVIAGIACVLAALCYAELSSTVPAAGSAYAYSYIVFGEVLAWVLGWDLILEYGVAAASVSSGWSAYFQGLLAGFDIHLPLAITAAFDSTKGTIIDLPAVCIIMLITLLLSLGAKETVRFNFIMVCVKVGVVLLFIAIGIFYVKPANWTPFLPYGFSGVLSAAAIVFFAYLGFDAISTAAEEVRNPQRNMPIGIISSLAICTILYIAVSVVLTGMVPYTQLGVSDPVAFALRFIHQDFVAGLISVGAIAGMTTVLLVLLYGQTRLIFSMSRDGLLPVFLSKINTKTQTPIRSTWLVGSIIALASGLFPLHALTNLTSIGTLFAFAVVSVGVIVLRKTRPDLKRGFTVPWVPLLPLLSALVCIGLMLQLHISTWIGFIVWLLLGLLIYFFYGYHKSLLNHKS; from the coding sequence ATGGACTTATTTCGAAAAAAAACAGGACTGCTCTCGCACGAGGAAAGCGGATCTACAGGTCACTTAAAGAGAACAATGGGGCCTTTTGATCTCACCATGCTAGGAGTAGGATGCATCATCGGGACAGGGATTTTTGTTATTACTGGCAAGGCAGCAGCAGAAAATGCAGGTCCCGGCTTGATGCTTTCTTTTGTTATTGCAGGGATTGCCTGCGTATTGGCAGCCTTGTGCTATGCAGAGCTTTCATCTACAGTTCCCGCGGCTGGGAGCGCTTATGCATATAGTTATATTGTTTTTGGAGAAGTTCTGGCCTGGGTACTGGGTTGGGACTTGATTCTGGAATATGGAGTAGCGGCCGCCTCTGTGAGTAGTGGCTGGTCTGCTTACTTTCAAGGCTTGCTGGCCGGATTTGATATACATCTACCGTTAGCTATAACCGCAGCCTTTGATTCGACCAAGGGGACCATTATTGATCTGCCAGCGGTGTGCATCATCATGCTCATCACACTGTTGCTAAGTCTCGGAGCCAAGGAAACGGTCCGATTCAATTTCATTATGGTTTGTGTCAAAGTTGGGGTTGTACTGTTATTCATTGCGATTGGAATCTTTTATGTTAAGCCTGCCAACTGGACACCATTTTTGCCTTATGGATTTTCTGGTGTATTGAGTGCTGCGGCAATCGTATTTTTCGCTTATCTGGGTTTCGATGCTATCTCAACCGCAGCCGAAGAAGTGCGCAATCCGCAGCGGAACATGCCTATTGGCATTATCTCCTCTCTAGCCATCTGTACGATACTGTATATTGCCGTTTCAGTTGTGCTAACAGGAATGGTACCTTATACGCAGTTGGGCGTTAGTGATCCGGTTGCGTTTGCTCTCCGCTTTATTCATCAGGATTTCGTAGCTGGATTAATTTCAGTCGGTGCGATTGCAGGGATGACGACCGTTTTACTGGTTCTGTTGTATGGCCAGACACGATTAATCTTTTCCATGTCACGTGATGGCCTTTTACCCGTTTTTTTATCTAAAATAAATACCAAAACCCAAACACCAATTCGAAGTACATGGCTGGTGGGTAGCATTATCGCATTGGCTAGCGGCTTGTTCCCGTTGCATGCACTGACCAATCTGACGAGTATTGGAACTCTGTTCGCTTTTGCTGTAGTCTCGGTCGGGGTCATCGTTCTGCGCAAGACACGCCCGGATTTGAAAAGAGGGTTTACCGTACCATGGGTTCCGTTGCTTCCGCTACTGAGTGCTTTGGTTTGCATCGGTCTGATGCTTCAGCTTCATATCAGCACCTGGATCGGATTTATCGTGTGGCTACTCCTTGGATTACTGATTTATTTCTTCTATGGATATCACAAAAGTTTGTTGAACCATAAATCCTGA